A genomic stretch from Melospiza georgiana isolate bMelGeo1 chromosome 29, bMelGeo1.pri, whole genome shotgun sequence includes:
- the LOC131094400 gene encoding olfactory receptor 14C36-like, with the protein MSNSSSIRHFLLLALADTRQLQLLHFCLLLGISLAALLGNGLIISAVACGHHLHTPMFFFLLNLALSDLDSICTTVPKAMHNSLWDTRRISCTGCATQVFLLIFFMVAELSLLTIMCYDRYVSICKPLHYGTLLGSRASVHMAAAAWASGLLYSALHTVNTFSLPLCHGNALGQFFCEIPQILKLSCSSSYLRKLGLLSVSAFLVFGCSVFIVFSYVQIFRAVLRIPSEQGRHKAFSTCLPHLAVVSLFVSAAFFAYLKPPSISSPSLDLVLSVLYSVVPPALNPLIYSLRNQELKAAVRRLMIGWYQKR; encoded by the coding sequence atgtccaacagcagctccatcaggcacttcctcctgctggcattggcagacacgcggcagctgcagctcctgcatttctgcctcttgctgggcatctccctggctgccctcctgggcaacggcctcatcatcagcgctgtagcctgcggccaccacctgcacacgcccatgttcttcttcctgctcaacctggccctcagcgacctggactccatctgcaccactgtccccaaagccatgcacaattccctttGGGACACCAGGAGAATCTCCTGTACTGGATGTGCTACCCAAGTATTTCTGCTTATCTTCTTCATGGTAGCAGAACTTTctctcctgaccatcatgtgctatgaccgctacgtgtccatctgcaaacccctgcactatgggaccctcctgggcagcagagcttctgtccacatggcagcagctgcctgggccagtggtCTTCTCTATTCAGCGCTGCACACAgtcaatacattttccctgcccctgtgccatggcaatgccctgggacagttcttctgtgaaatcccacagatcctcaagctctcctgctccagttCCTACCTCAGGAAACTGGGGCTTCTCAGTGTTAGTGCCTTTTTGGTGTTTGGTTGTtctgtgttcattgttttctcctatgtgcagatcttcagagcagtgctgaggatcccttctgagcagggacggcacaaagccttttccacatgcctccctcacctggctgtggtctccCTCTTTGTAAGCGCTGCTTTTTTCgcctacctgaagcccccctccatctcgtccccatccctggatctggtcctgtcagttctgtactcagtggtgcctccagccctgaaccccctcatctacagcctgagaaaccaggagctcaaggctgcagtgaggagacTGATGATTGGATGGTATCAGAAACGTTAA